Proteins from a genomic interval of Quercus lobata isolate SW786 chromosome 11, ValleyOak3.0 Primary Assembly, whole genome shotgun sequence:
- the LOC115968423 gene encoding uncharacterized protein LOC115968423, translating into MFKKQIRRNKEVYIDDMLVKSKEEEDHLDDLKEMFNTFRQYSMKLNPSKCAFGVFSGKFLGFMKGGGAGIVITSPKKDVLKYGVQLKFPITNNEVEDKALLTGLRIAQALGAENIVLKSDSQLVIGQVRGDFEVKETRMQKYLKLTNQLISTFHRAEFIQIPLD; encoded by the exons ATGTTCAAGAAACAGATCAGGAGAAACAAGGAGGTATACATTGATGATATGCTCGTTAAGAGCAAAGAGGAAGAGGATCACTTGGACGACCTTAAGGAGATGTTCAACACATTTAGACAGTACAGCATGAAGCTGAACCCGTCCAAATGTGCATTCGGGGTTTTCTCAGGGAAATTCCTCGGGTTTATG AAAGGAGGCGGAGCAGGCATTGTTATTACTTCCCCTAAGAAAGACGTTCTTAAGTATGGGGTTCAGCTCAAATTCCCTATAACTAATAACGAAGTAGAGGACAAGGCCTTGCTAACAGGACTAAGAATAGCTCAGGCACTTGGAGCTGAAAATATCGTGCTCAAGAGCGACTCACAGCTCGTCATAGGGCAAGTTAGAGGAGATTTCGAAGTAAAAGAGACAAGAATGCAGAAATACCTCAAATTGACGAACCAACTGATAAGTACCTTTCATCGTGCAGAGTTCATTCAGATCCCACTGGATTAG
- the LOC115968426 gene encoding uncharacterized protein LOC115968426 produces the protein MASSSSFVSQEEFNTFYTIDRKIYTLLVINLWRDPVETMQIMALWLWLERVGFNNVVHKMLSLPYTLVNELADEAIICLNCINTNQIPTSSENNDIPLTQSLMEKEISLQFFLENRLNGIVGIAKIVNEVCIRALSDIMQQAIERNATQSVVESQMLMMPPSASIHQSLVHPGLRQPRTLGNEVPADDRTMFVTFSKGYPVHEWEVREFFTRSYGDCIESLHMQEVQPHQQALYARIVFHNASNMEMILGGLGKVKFIINGKHVWARKFVPKRARSSLLPPLPTTSHLPGTPFRP, from the coding sequence ATggcttcttcatcttcttttgtcTCTCAAGAGGAGTTCAATACATTCTATACAATTGACCGGAAGATTTACACCCTCCTTGTAATCAACCTTTGGCGAGATCCAGTGGAGACTATGCAAATTATGGCCTTATGGCTTTGGTTGGAGCGGGTGGGCTTTAATAATGTTGTGCATAAGATGTTATCTTTGCCTTACACTTTAGTCAATGAGCTCGCAGATGAGGCTATCATATGCCTCAATTGCATCAACACCAACCAAATACCGACCTCATCTGAGAACAATGATATTCCTCTCACCCAAAGTTTAATGGAGAAAGAGATATCTCTCCAATTTTTCCTAGAAAATCGATTAAATGGTATTGTAGGGATCGCCAAAATTGTGAATGAGGTATGTATTAGAGCACTCTCAGACATCATGCAACAAGCCATTGAGAGAAATGCTACTCAAAGTGTAGTAGAGAGCCAAATGTTGATGATGCCACCTTCTGCTTCCATTCACCAATCCTTAGTCCACCCTGGACTTCGTCAACCTAGAACCTTAGGAAATGAGGTACCAGCAGATGATAGGACCATGTTTGTTACATTCTCTAAAGGTTACCCTGTACATGAATGGGAAGTTAGAGAATTCTTTACTAGATCATATGGGGATTGTATAGAGTCTTTGCACATGCAAGAAGTGCAGCCGCATCAACAAGCATTGTATGCTCGTATCGTTTTTCACAATGCTTCAAATATGGAAATGATACTAGGTGGCTTGGGAAaggtaaaatttattattaatggTAAGCATGTTTGGGCTCGAAAATTTGTGCCAAAGCGTGCAAGATCCTCATTGTTGCCGCCATTGCCAACAACATCACATTTGCCAGGCACCCCATTTCGAccatag